The proteins below are encoded in one region of Paenibacillus sp. YYML68:
- the typA gene encoding translational GTPase TypA → MHARDKIRNIAIIAHVDHGKTTLVDKLLQQSGTFRDHEAVQERAMDSNDLERERGITILAKNTAINYMDYLINIVDTPGHADFGGEVERIMKMVDGVLLVVDAFEGTMPQTKFVLRKALEQHLTPIVVVNKIDRPHARPTEVIDEVLDLFIELGADDSQLEFPVVYASALMGTSSLDPEPDKQQENMQALYETIVQHIPSPTESVEDPLQFLVTLMDYNEYLGRIAIGRVNRGVVRAGQPIAVINREGQIKQARIEKLFGFQGLKRLEIEQAAAGDIVAISGIKDINIGETMADPAKPEALPVLKIDEPTLQMTFLVNNSPFAGREGKFVTSRKLRERLMKELETDVSLRVDETDSPDAFVVAGRGELHLGILIENMRREGFELQVSKPEVIIREIEGKKMEPIERLIIDLPEDSMGAVMESLGTRKAEMVNMINHGNGNVRLEFLIPARGLIGYRTYFLTLTRGYGVMNHAFDSYGPFAGSGVGGRHEGVLVSSETGTCTFYGMLSVEDRGILFLETGTEVYEGMIVGEHNRDTDIIVNICKEKQLTNVRSATKEDTVKLKTPRIMSMEQALEYLNDDEYCEITPKSIRLRKKILNKSERERFEKQRKMANTNA, encoded by the coding sequence ATGCATGCCAGAGATAAAATTCGCAACATTGCCATTATTGCCCACGTTGACCACGGCAAAACGACGCTTGTCGACAAGCTGCTTCAGCAGTCCGGAACGTTCCGCGACCATGAAGCGGTGCAGGAGCGCGCGATGGACTCCAACGACCTAGAGCGCGAGCGCGGTATTACAATTTTGGCAAAAAACACAGCGATCAATTATATGGACTATCTGATTAATATCGTCGATACACCGGGACACGCCGACTTCGGCGGCGAGGTAGAGCGCATTATGAAGATGGTTGACGGCGTATTGCTCGTCGTTGACGCGTTCGAGGGCACCATGCCACAGACGAAGTTCGTGCTTCGCAAGGCGCTTGAGCAGCATCTGACGCCGATCGTTGTCGTGAACAAGATCGACCGTCCGCATGCGCGTCCGACGGAAGTAATCGACGAGGTGCTTGACCTGTTCATCGAGCTTGGTGCTGACGATTCGCAGCTGGAATTCCCGGTTGTATATGCGTCAGCATTGATGGGCACGTCCAGTCTCGATCCGGAGCCGGACAAGCAGCAGGAGAACATGCAGGCGCTGTATGAGACGATCGTTCAGCACATTCCGTCGCCGACGGAGAGCGTAGAGGACCCGCTTCAGTTCCTCGTGACGTTGATGGATTATAACGAATATTTGGGCCGTATCGCAATCGGCCGCGTCAACCGCGGTGTCGTGCGTGCCGGTCAGCCGATTGCGGTCATTAACCGTGAAGGCCAGATTAAGCAGGCGAGAATCGAGAAGCTGTTCGGCTTCCAGGGCTTGAAGCGTCTGGAGATCGAGCAAGCTGCAGCAGGGGATATCGTGGCAATCAGCGGTATCAAGGACATCAACATCGGCGAGACGATGGCGGATCCAGCCAAGCCGGAAGCATTGCCGGTCCTTAAGATTGACGAGCCGACGCTGCAGATGACGTTCCTCGTCAATAACAGCCCGTTCGCAGGCCGTGAAGGTAAGTTCGTAACGTCGCGTAAGCTGCGCGAGCGTCTGATGAAGGAGCTCGAGACCGATGTAAGCTTGCGTGTGGATGAAACGGACAGCCCAGATGCGTTCGTCGTAGCAGGCCGCGGCGAGCTTCACCTCGGTATTCTGATCGAGAACATGCGTCGTGAAGGCTTTGAGCTTCAGGTGTCGAAGCCGGAGGTCATCATCCGTGAGATCGAAGGCAAGAAGATGGAGCCGATCGAGCGTCTCATCATCGACCTGCCGGAGGACAGCATGGGTGCTGTTATGGAGAGCCTTGGAACACGCAAGGCCGAGATGGTCAATATGATTAACCACGGCAACGGCAACGTCCGTCTGGAGTTCCTCATTCCGGCACGCGGTCTGATCGGTTATCGGACCTACTTCCTGACGCTTACGCGCGGATACGGCGTCATGAACCATGCGTTCGACAGCTACGGTCCATTCGCAGGCTCCGGTGTCGGCGGCCGTCATGAAGGCGTGCTCGTATCGAGCGAAACAGGAACATGCACATTCTACGGCATGCTGTCTGTCGAGGACCGCGGTATTCTGTTCCTCGAGACGGGTACAGAGGTATACGAGGGCATGATCGTTGGTGAGCATAACCGCGATACTGACATTATCGTCAACATCTGTAAGGAGAAGCAGCTGACGAACGTCCGTTCGGCGACGAAGGAAGATACAGTCAAGCTGAAGACCCCTCGCATTATGTCGATGGAGCAGGCGCTTGAGTACTTGAACGATGATGAATACTGCGAAATTACGCCGAAGTCAATTCGTCTGCGCAAGAAGATCTTGAACAAGAGTGAGCGCGAGCGCTTCGAGAAGCAGCGGAAGATGGCGAACACGAACGCGTAA
- a CDS encoding pyridoxamine 5'-phosphate oxidase family protein, with the protein MAETITALSEPMIEQLQKEALTLLNTIDHESGAPAMNAISWLYAKDATTLRFAVDQRSRIVANIQNNALVTLTYIGAGSVHAIYGKGELVAEALEDVPFKLACFDIHITEVRDAMFYGARISVEPEYEKTYDKRAAEKLDTQVFSAMKKA; encoded by the coding sequence ATGGCGGAAACGATCACAGCCTTATCTGAGCCAATGATCGAGCAATTGCAGAAGGAAGCACTGACGCTGCTCAATACGATCGATCATGAAAGCGGTGCTCCAGCGATGAACGCCATCTCCTGGCTCTATGCGAAGGATGCGACGACGTTGCGCTTCGCGGTAGACCAGCGCTCCCGAATTGTGGCGAACATTCAGAATAACGCACTCGTCACGTTGACTTATATCGGCGCAGGCTCGGTCCATGCCATTTATGGCAAAGGGGAGCTTGTTGCAGAAGCGCTGGAGGACGTGCCATTCAAGCTGGCTTGCTTTGATATTCACATTACCGAGGTTCGCGATGCGATGTTCTATGGAGCACGTATTTCCGTTGAGCCTGAATACGAGAAGACGTATGACAAGCGTGCGGCTGAGAAGCTGGACACGCAGGTGTTCAGCGCAATGAAAAAAGCCTAG
- a CDS encoding YlaH-like family protein yields the protein MTEFFRAYPWVAYLLIFLLTSYVYNKVFRQRKLPILKTAVIYMLLAFGSVMLLFFQLAGLPIIPSLSIAVILMLMVRIRYFVQEREKNKESQQTSDRS from the coding sequence ATGACGGAATTTTTCCGTGCGTACCCTTGGGTCGCTTACTTATTGATCTTTCTATTAACGTCTTACGTCTATAACAAGGTGTTCCGTCAGCGGAAGCTGCCTATTCTGAAGACGGCAGTCATCTATATGCTGCTGGCATTCGGCTCGGTCATGCTGCTGTTCTTCCAGCTAGCCGGACTGCCGATCATTCCGAGCTTGTCGATCGCCGTCATTCTGATGCTGATGGTTCGTATTCGGTACTTCGTGCAGGAGCGCGAGAAAAATAAGGAAAGCCAGCAAACGAGCGACCGCTCATAA
- a CDS encoding YhcN/YlaJ family sporulation lipoprotein has product MFVVVFLLLAVALTGCNQSPKNGANSSQADDPNRQVKVQQTAPQKKEIQDAEGVAQRLEQIATSIPNVESANCVVFGNTAVVGINVPEGMDRAKVGTIKLSVAEALKKDPYGVDALVTADMDLGERLRQIRVHIQQGHGLNGLGEELAAIIGRIVPQLPRDVDTPEADPSDRPGAAVGQPNGL; this is encoded by the coding sequence ATGTTTGTCGTAGTATTCTTGTTGTTGGCCGTTGCTTTGACAGGATGTAACCAATCACCAAAGAATGGAGCTAACTCCTCTCAGGCAGATGATCCGAACCGACAAGTGAAGGTACAGCAAACGGCTCCGCAGAAGAAGGAAATTCAAGACGCAGAAGGCGTTGCTCAGCGGCTGGAGCAAATCGCAACCAGCATCCCGAATGTGGAAAGCGCCAATTGCGTCGTATTCGGCAATACGGCTGTCGTCGGCATTAACGTCCCGGAAGGGATGGACCGCGCTAAGGTCGGTACGATCAAGCTGTCTGTCGCGGAGGCACTGAAGAAGGACCCTTACGGCGTTGATGCGCTTGTAACAGCTGATATGGATTTAGGCGAGCGCCTGCGCCAAATCCGCGTGCATATTCAGCAAGGTCACGGTCTGAATGGTCTAGGTGAAGAGCTGGCTGCCATTATCGGCCGCATCGTCCCTCAGCTGCCGCGTGATGTCGATACGCCAGAGGCGGATCCCTCGGACAGACCCGGTGCTGCGGTAGGACAGCCGAACGGCTTGTAA